In a genomic window of Campylobacter showae CSUNSWCD:
- a CDS encoding PepSY-associated TM helix domain-containing protein — MPFLKKKKFWFNVHLILSLACVLPLLVVALSGAIISYHDEIIDLANSQKTFVERGEKELSTREILDIFKAKEPNFTLSYYKINSDANHALGVSGTDAKGEFKSYFINQYTGEITGENFGDKFIGLMLNLHTNLGLGLSENETLRLIGKHIVAVCSIALVVLVVSGLIIYYPSFKTKFMRAFTLKIKTKGYAFLYSLHGFAGVYLCLFLAFMSVTGLYWSYDWAAKLVNNALGEKEIFRKKSFTQVRGFSLKDEAKIANLEAAIDIFKRDRGDYELFNVITQEDGENFMIFYFDKGLEEDDKVNTMTINAAKGQIIRHARFDDAKSSMPRPFAIHKAVLSLHSGYFLGEIGKFIFCLASASVLFFVISGFWMSLKRLKR, encoded by the coding sequence ATGCCGTTTTTAAAGAAAAAGAAATTTTGGTTTAATGTCCATTTGATTTTAAGTCTAGCCTGTGTTTTGCCGCTGCTTGTCGTCGCTCTTAGCGGCGCGATCATATCCTATCACGACGAGATTATAGACCTTGCAAACTCGCAAAAAACCTTTGTCGAGCGAGGCGAAAAAGAGCTTAGCACGAGAGAAATTTTAGATATTTTTAAAGCTAAGGAACCAAATTTTACGCTTAGCTACTACAAGATTAACTCGGACGCAAATCACGCTCTAGGCGTATCCGGTACGGATGCTAAAGGCGAGTTTAAGTCGTATTTTATAAATCAATACACGGGCGAGATAACGGGTGAAAATTTCGGCGATAAATTTATCGGACTAATGTTAAATTTGCATACGAATTTAGGGCTCGGCCTTAGCGAAAACGAGACGCTACGGCTTATAGGTAAGCATATAGTTGCGGTTTGCTCTATCGCTTTGGTAGTTTTGGTTGTATCTGGATTGATAATCTATTATCCTAGTTTTAAAACTAAATTTATGCGTGCATTTACTTTAAAAATCAAGACCAAAGGCTATGCGTTTTTGTACAGCCTACACGGATTTGCCGGCGTTTATCTCTGTTTATTTTTGGCTTTTATGAGCGTCACGGGGCTTTACTGGTCGTACGACTGGGCGGCAAAGCTCGTAAATAACGCGCTTGGCGAAAAGGAAATTTTTAGAAAAAAGAGCTTTACGCAAGTGAGGGGGTTTTCGCTAAAGGACGAGGCTAAGATAGCAAATTTGGAGGCCGCGATAGATATTTTTAAACGAGATAGAGGGGATTACGAGCTTTTTAACGTCATCACGCAAGAAGACGGCGAAAATTTTATGATATTTTACTTTGACAAAGGGCTGGAAGAGGACGATAAGGTAAATACGATGACGATAAACGCCGCCAAGGGGCAAATCATCAGGCATGCGAGGTTTGACGACGCTAAAAGCTCGATGCCGAGGCCTTTTGCGATTCATAAAGCGGTTTTAAGCTTGCATTCGGGATATTTTTTGGGCGAGATCGGTAAATTTATATTTTGTTTAGCTTCAGCGTCGGTTTTGTTTTTTGTTATAAGCGGCTTTTGGATGAGCTTAAAACGGCTCAAAAGATAA
- a CDS encoding RNA pyrophosphohydrolase, with the protein MEKKYRPNVAAVILAPSYPFDCRIFIAQRCDMAGIWQFPQGGIDDGETPREALKRELKEEIGTDDVDVLSEYPQWLSYDFPEGTTSRKFYNFDGQTQKYFLVRLRPSAKININTKKPEFDEYRFINSSEVLSDVNHFKKPIYSKVIGYFKEKGFI; encoded by the coding sequence ATGGAAAAGAAATATAGACCAAATGTCGCGGCGGTCATACTTGCGCCCTCTTATCCGTTTGATTGCAGGATATTTATCGCGCAAAGATGCGATATGGCGGGTATTTGGCAGTTTCCCCAGGGCGGTATAGACGATGGCGAGACGCCGCGCGAGGCTCTAAAAAGAGAGCTCAAAGAGGAGATAGGCACGGACGACGTGGATGTGCTTAGCGAGTATCCGCAGTGGCTTAGCTACGACTTCCCTGAGGGTACGACGAGTAGGAAATTTTATAACTTTGACGGGCAGACGCAAAAGTATTTTTTAGTGCGGCTAAGACCTAGCGCGAAGATAAATATAAACACCAAAAAGCCCGAATTTGACGAATATAGATTTATAAACTCAAGCGAGGTTTTGAGCGACGTAAACCACTTCAAAAAGCCGATCTACAGTAAGGTTATCGGCTACTTTAAAGAGAAAGGATTTATTTAA
- a CDS encoding aspartate kinase, producing the protein MLIVQKYGGTSVGTLERIENVAARVIETKKSGADIVVVVSAMSGVTNQLVDYAEHYTKAPDGVAMDMLLSSGERVTCALLTIALINLGYPAVGLSGRLAGIITDSVHTRARIEAIDTKRMKEELKAGKIVVVAGFQGIDEKGDVTTLGRGGSDLSAVAIAGALDADLCEIYTDVDGVYTTDPRIEPKAKKLDKISYDEMLELASLGAKVLQNRSVELAKKLNVNLVTRSSFNHNEGTLITKEESMEAVLVSGIALDKNQARVTLRGVVDKPGIAAEIFTALAEKNINVDMIIQNVGQDGTTNLGFTIPQNELHIAKECMDKLSASREILYNDEIVKVSVVGVGMKSHTGVASLAFQTLANEGINIQMISTSEIKISMIVDQKYGELAVRALHEAYKLDK; encoded by the coding sequence ATGTTAATCGTCCAAAAATACGGCGGCACGAGCGTTGGGACGCTTGAGAGGATAGAAAACGTCGCCGCGAGAGTGATAGAAACTAAAAAAAGCGGCGCGGACATCGTGGTCGTTGTCTCGGCGATGAGCGGCGTGACTAATCAGCTGGTGGACTACGCCGAGCATTATACGAAGGCTCCCGACGGCGTGGCGATGGATATGCTGCTTAGCTCCGGCGAGCGCGTTACCTGCGCACTTTTAACGATAGCACTGATAAATTTAGGCTATCCTGCGGTGGGTCTAAGCGGTAGGCTAGCGGGCATCATCACCGATAGCGTGCATACTAGAGCTAGGATCGAGGCGATAGATACTAAGCGTATGAAAGAGGAGTTAAAGGCGGGCAAGATCGTCGTCGTAGCGGGCTTTCAGGGTATAGACGAAAAGGGCGATGTGACGACACTCGGACGCGGCGGTAGCGATCTTAGCGCCGTGGCGATAGCAGGCGCTCTAGATGCGGATCTGTGCGAGATTTACACCGATGTGGACGGAGTTTATACGACCGATCCTCGCATAGAGCCAAAGGCCAAAAAGCTAGATAAAATCAGCTACGATGAGATGCTAGAGCTTGCGAGCCTAGGCGCAAAAGTGTTGCAAAACCGCTCGGTCGAGCTAGCTAAAAAGCTAAACGTAAATTTAGTCACCAGAAGCAGCTTTAATCACAACGAAGGAACACTAATAACAAAGGAAGAGAGTATGGAAGCAGTACTAGTAAGTGGTATCGCGCTAGATAAAAACCAAGCTAGAGTAACTTTAAGAGGCGTGGTCGATAAGCCGGGTATCGCGGCAGAGATTTTCACCGCGCTTGCAGAAAAAAACATAAACGTAGATATGATAATCCAAAACGTAGGCCAGGATGGCACGACGAATTTGGGCTTTACTATACCGCAAAACGAGCTTCACATCGCAAAAGAGTGCATGGATAAACTAAGCGCGTCGAGGGAAATTTTATACAACGACGAGATAGTTAAGGTCTCGGTCGTGGGCGTAGGTATGAAAAGCCACACGGGAGTTGCTTCGCTAGCTTTTCAAACGCTGGCAAACGAGGGCATAAATATCCAAATGATCTCGACTAGCGAGATAAAAATCTCGATGATCGTCGATCAAAAATACGGCGAGCTAGCGGTTCGCGCACTACACGAAGCTTATAAACTCGATAAATGA
- a CDS encoding HobA family DNA replication regulator codes for MSDFIKWTLEAIREEGSLMSWMEERRTEWTPLLASKLKFLLEGRAFILITDSERGWFEEYFLKNINKPTNARPVLPFFSLKALYPSFENIGSKEEVSLLLDMLSLAFPNGYVFFYVGKSAEKSSQIAKGKDDSYMWLFDEQAQNSFYLSSSDGALDIKLLSLFRLFDKSIDAALFAKVTL; via the coding sequence ATGAGCGATTTTATAAAATGGACGCTCGAGGCGATCCGCGAGGAGGGTTCGCTGATGAGCTGGATGGAGGAGAGGCGTACCGAGTGGACGCCTCTCCTCGCCTCGAAGCTTAAATTTTTACTCGAAGGGCGCGCGTTTATCCTGATAACCGATAGCGAGCGCGGTTGGTTTGAGGAGTATTTTTTAAAAAATATAAATAAGCCGACAAATGCCCGCCCCGTGCTACCTTTTTTCTCGCTAAAGGCGCTTTACCCGTCTTTTGAAAATATCGGCTCAAAAGAGGAAGTCTCGCTGCTTTTAGATATGCTTAGTCTTGCTTTTCCAAACGGTTACGTGTTTTTTTACGTCGGCAAGAGCGCCGAAAAAAGCTCGCAGATCGCCAAAGGCAAGGACGATAGCTACATGTGGCTTTTTGACGAGCAGGCGCAAAATAGCTTTTATCTAAGCTCCTCCGACGGTGCGCTAGACATCAAGCTCTTATCGCTGTTTAGGCTTTTTGATAAGAGCATAGACGCCGCTTTATTTGCGAAAGTAACGCTTTAA
- a CDS encoding DNA polymerase III subunit delta', translating to MRSKIVITSDFEALKEEILGLYGVNSVRFFFVEDFLLENAKEVAAEAYIAESEPKLLVLGAKNFRVEAQNSLLKIIEEPPKNIFFIIACESKNMLLPTVRSRLVTENRLEKKQREKTGLDYKRLELKEICAFIDEKSAFERSEKLGKNDLKELIAAIVLEATAQGVKFSAEELEYFFKAVRLAELNTKTHALLTPILLMIYEKGLR from the coding sequence ATGCGAAGCAAAATCGTAATCACGAGCGATTTTGAAGCCTTAAAAGAGGAAATTTTAGGGCTTTACGGCGTAAATTCGGTTAGATTTTTTTTCGTCGAGGACTTTTTGCTAGAAAATGCAAAAGAGGTCGCCGCCGAGGCCTACATCGCGGAGAGCGAGCCTAAGCTGCTAGTTTTAGGCGCTAAAAATTTCCGCGTCGAGGCTCAAAACTCTCTACTAAAAATCATCGAAGAGCCGCCTAAAAATATCTTTTTTATCATAGCTTGCGAGTCGAAAAATATGCTTCTGCCGACCGTCCGCTCGCGCCTAGTTACTGAAAATAGACTCGAAAAAAAGCAGCGCGAAAAAACGGGGCTAGATTACAAACGCCTCGAGCTAAAAGAAATTTGTGCGTTTATCGATGAAAAATCAGCTTTTGAGCGCTCCGAAAAGCTCGGCAAAAACGACCTAAAAGAGCTAATCGCCGCAATAGTTCTCGAGGCTACGGCGCAGGGGGTCAAATTTAGCGCCGAAGAGCTTGAGTATTTTTTCAAAGCTGTGCGCCTAGCTGAGCTAAATACCAAAACCCATGCGCTTCTTACGCCGATACTTCTTATGATTTACGAAAAAGGGCTTAGATGA
- the folP gene encoding dihydropteroate synthase produces the protein MKIFKINPQTDFNEICEIIRPSDEGRNLMKKKSAINFFLIKDLRSPAANILKQDALSVGAELVTNRDVILDGENSTALLMATDAQVGALAKKEAAQDFGLKNLAKFLKSPFKKPQRAQIMGVVNVNEDSFNAASRVNEKSGIEKIEAMIEAGADYIDLGGVSSRPGSEYCGQEEEFRRIKDIVEEIYKLDLHEKAKFSLDSFDPYCLEFALNHGFKMINDITANANLATLAARYDAQFCMMHMQGDPATMQIAPKYNDLIGEITDFFEQKIALARELGAKKIVLDVGIGFGKTAEQNLLLIKHLEHFLKFDCPLLVGASRKSVINHYYKSEVKDRLPGSLYLHLKAFENGAQIIRTHDVAEHKQLFDMHEAMNQATLW, from the coding sequence ATGAAAATTTTTAAAATCAATCCGCAAACTGATTTTAACGAGATTTGCGAGATTATCCGTCCTAGCGACGAGGGGCGAAATTTGATGAAAAAAAAGTCGGCGATCAACTTTTTTTTGATTAAAGATTTACGCTCGCCGGCCGCAAATATCCTAAAACAAGACGCATTAAGCGTAGGTGCGGAGCTCGTCACTAATCGGGACGTGATTCTGGACGGCGAAAACTCGACTGCGCTTTTGATGGCGACCGATGCGCAGGTGGGAGCGCTTGCCAAAAAAGAGGCCGCGCAGGATTTTGGTCTAAAAAATTTGGCTAAATTTTTAAAATCTCCGTTTAAAAAACCGCAGCGTGCGCAGATAATGGGCGTCGTAAACGTAAATGAAGATAGCTTTAACGCCGCAAGCCGCGTGAACGAAAAAAGCGGTATCGAAAAAATCGAAGCCATGATAGAAGCAGGCGCAGACTACATCGACCTTGGCGGCGTTAGCTCAAGGCCAGGGAGCGAGTATTGCGGCCAAGAGGAGGAATTTAGGCGTATAAAAGATATCGTGGAGGAAATTTACAAGCTAGATTTACATGAAAAGGCGAAATTTAGCCTTGATAGCTTTGATCCTTATTGCTTAGAATTTGCGTTAAATCACGGCTTTAAGATGATAAATGACATCACGGCAAACGCAAATTTAGCCACGCTTGCTGCAAGATACGACGCCCAGTTTTGCATGATGCATATGCAAGGCGATCCTGCCACCATGCAGATCGCGCCAAAATACAACGACCTTATCGGCGAAATAACGGATTTTTTTGAGCAAAAGATAGCCCTTGCAAGGGAGCTTGGCGCTAAAAAGATAGTGCTTGATGTGGGTATTGGCTTTGGCAAGACGGCTGAGCAAAATTTGCTGCTTATTAAGCATTTGGAGCATTTTTTGAAATTTGACTGCCCACTGCTAGTTGGTGCTAGCCGCAAATCAGTCATAAATCACTACTATAAAAGCGAGGTCAAGGACCGCTTGCCAGGCTCGCTCTATCTGCACCTAAAAGCCTTCGAAAACGGTGCGCAGATCATTAGAACGCACGACGTGGCAGAGCACAAGCAGCTTTTTGATATGCATGAGGCGATGAACCAAGCCACGCTTTGGTAG
- a CDS encoding NADAR family protein, with product MRNLLPPPWIKFPSIDPFSIGWRMGAGEGYKFKFNDWLKTLSQDERSEYQQLFAEPATWRGYWDERLGDDESTLFINDEFVTDLWEREPRYELKWLKKRYNAGKADKFLFFWGHQKSAGISASCLSQWYGSSFWQDEVHYVCAEQYMMAKKAECFGDDEALEQILSAKDPAQMKALGRQVRGFDAKVWDEIKFSVVLNASYLKFSQNAKLREFLLSTKDKILVEASPIDKIWGIGMSADDENAHNPMKWRGQNLLGFALMRARDEIAKVYKNVHLCDENELNLDHL from the coding sequence ATGAGAAATTTACTTCCGCCACCTTGGATCAAATTTCCAAGTATAGATCCATTTTCCATCGGCTGGAGAATGGGCGCTGGCGAGGGTTATAAGTTTAAATTTAACGACTGGCTTAAAACGCTAAGCCAAGATGAACGTAGCGAGTATCAGCAGCTCTTTGCTGAGCCTGCGACGTGGCGTGGCTACTGGGATGAGAGACTAGGCGATGATGAAAGCACGCTTTTTATCAACGATGAATTTGTTACCGACCTTTGGGAGCGTGAGCCTAGATATGAGTTAAAGTGGCTAAAAAAGCGCTACAACGCTGGCAAGGCGGATAAATTTCTATTTTTTTGGGGTCATCAAAAGAGTGCAGGCATAAGCGCAAGCTGTCTAAGCCAGTGGTACGGCTCTAGTTTTTGGCAAGATGAGGTTCATTACGTTTGTGCTGAGCAATATATGATGGCTAAAAAGGCTGAGTGTTTTGGCGATGATGAGGCTTTAGAGCAAATTTTATCCGCCAAAGATCCAGCGCAGATGAAGGCGCTTGGTAGGCAGGTACGTGGCTTTGACGCCAAGGTCTGGGACGAGATAAAATTTAGCGTTGTGCTAAATGCAAGCTATTTAAAATTTAGTCAAAATGCCAAGCTGCGAGAATTTTTACTCTCGACAAAGGATAAAATTTTGGTTGAGGCAAGCCCTATTGATAAAATTTGGGGCATAGGCATGAGTGCTGATGATGAAAATGCGCACAATCCTATGAAGTGGCGTGGGCAAAATTTGCTTGGCTTTGCGCTGATGAGAGCGAGGGACGAGATAGCAAAGGTCTATAAAAACGTCCATTTGTGCGATGAAAATGAGCTAAATTTGGATCATTTATAA
- the ligA gene encoding NAD-dependent DNA ligase LigA has product MTKQEYERAIDTLNAWAKAYYDEDEPLASDEEYDALYHAVLAFEQANPSEISLFSPTKRVGGGVKEGFSKASHIKRMWSMEDIFSLGELDAWLKRGEKENLTFVAEPKFDGASLNLLYENGILVRAITRGDGVTGEDVTQNARTISSVPKSISYKGLIEIRGEVVIRKDDFELLNIERAKSGEALLSNPRNAAAGSLRQLDSAVTAKRKLLFIPWGVGEQSLGLKNHSEVMKFVRELGFERDDFFKILKKDELEAAYNELLANRDAKSVMMDGMVIRVNDLARCEQLGYTVKFPKFMVAFKFPAIEKVTRLRDVALQVGRSGVVTPVGVLDEVNIDGANVKSATLHNFDEIERLGVMKNDYIGIIRSGDVIPKITKVYKDRRDGSEQAIDRPKFCPVCGSHLLDEGVFVKCQNLSCRARVVGSIIHYASKKCLNIDGLGDAIVNLLFDKGLISCIKDIYGLKFDDLMALEGFKEKKINNLLNAIEASKGAELSRFITGLGCEHIGEVAAKKLASSFGLGWLDASFEELTSLEGFGVEMSNSLIDFAEVNRAEILALSQIVQPSVTQVQSVSNALSGKTVVITGTLSRPRDEIKAELESFGAKVSGSVSKKTDFVLAGEEAGSKLEKANELGVQVIDESEYERLKLEV; this is encoded by the coding sequence ATGACAAAACAAGAGTACGAACGAGCGATAGATACGCTAAATGCGTGGGCAAAGGCCTACTACGACGAGGACGAGCCACTTGCAAGCGACGAAGAGTATGACGCACTCTATCACGCGGTTTTGGCCTTCGAGCAGGCAAACCCAAGTGAAATTTCGCTATTTTCGCCGACTAAGCGAGTGGGTGGAGGCGTAAAAGAGGGCTTTAGCAAGGCAAGCCACATAAAGCGCATGTGGAGCATGGAGGATATCTTTAGCCTTGGCGAGCTTGATGCTTGGCTAAAGCGCGGCGAGAAGGAGAATTTGACCTTTGTCGCTGAGCCAAAATTTGACGGAGCGAGCCTAAATTTACTCTACGAAAATGGCATTTTAGTTAGGGCGATAACCAGAGGCGACGGCGTTACAGGCGAGGACGTGACGCAAAATGCAAGGACTATTAGCTCGGTGCCAAAGAGCATTAGCTACAAAGGGCTCATTGAAATTCGTGGCGAAGTCGTCATAAGAAAAGATGACTTTGAGCTACTAAATATAGAGCGTGCAAAATCTGGCGAGGCGCTACTTTCAAACCCTAGAAACGCAGCCGCAGGAAGTCTTAGGCAGCTTGATAGCGCAGTGACTGCTAAAAGAAAGCTACTTTTCATACCTTGGGGCGTGGGCGAGCAGAGTCTTGGACTGAAAAACCACAGCGAGGTGATGAAATTTGTGCGTGAGCTTGGCTTTGAAAGAGATGATTTTTTCAAAATTTTAAAAAAAGATGAGCTTGAGGCCGCATATAACGAGCTCTTGGCAAATCGTGACGCAAAAAGCGTGATGATGGATGGCATGGTGATACGTGTAAATGACCTTGCTCGCTGCGAGCAGCTAGGCTACACGGTCAAATTTCCAAAATTTATGGTGGCATTTAAATTTCCAGCCATTGAGAAAGTCACAAGGCTAAGAGACGTAGCACTTCAAGTTGGCAGAAGCGGCGTGGTGACGCCTGTTGGCGTGCTTGATGAGGTAAATATAGACGGCGCAAATGTAAAATCAGCCACCCTTCATAACTTCGACGAGATCGAGCGCCTTGGCGTTATGAAAAACGACTACATCGGCATTATCCGCTCAGGCGACGTCATACCAAAGATCACAAAGGTCTATAAAGATAGGCGTGATGGCAGCGAGCAAGCGATTGATAGGCCTAAATTTTGCCCAGTTTGTGGCTCGCACCTGCTTGATGAGGGGGTCTTTGTAAAGTGCCAAAATTTAAGCTGCAGAGCAAGAGTGGTGGGCTCGATAATCCACTACGCATCGAAGAAATGCCTAAACATAGACGGCCTTGGCGATGCGATAGTAAATTTGCTATTTGACAAGGGGCTCATCTCTTGCATAAAGGACATCTACGGCCTTAAATTTGATGATCTCATGGCGCTTGAGGGCTTTAAAGAGAAAAAGATAAATAACCTTTTAAATGCCATTGAGGCTAGCAAAGGTGCGGAACTATCGCGCTTTATCACGGGTCTTGGCTGCGAGCACATCGGCGAAGTGGCGGCAAAGAAGCTAGCTAGTAGCTTTGGGCTGGGCTGGCTTGATGCTAGCTTTGAAGAGCTAACCTCGCTTGAGGGCTTTGGCGTGGAGATGTCAAATAGTTTAATCGACTTTGCCGAGGTAAATAGAGCAGAAATTTTAGCCCTAAGCCAGATCGTGCAGCCAAGCGTGACGCAGGTGCAAAGCGTCTCAAATGCGCTAAGTGGCAAAACGGTGGTGATAACTGGCACACTAAGTCGCCCAAGGGACGAGATAAAGGCGGAGCTTGAGAGTTTTGGCGCAAAGGTTTCTGGCTCAGTCTCTAAAAAAACGGACTTCGTGCTAGCCGGCGAGGAGGCTGGCAGCAAGCTAGAAAAAGCAAATGAGCTAGGCGTGCAAGTGATCGATGAGAGCGAATATGAGAGGCTAAAACTTGAGGTTTGA
- the tlyA gene encoding 23S rRNA (cytidine-2'-O)-methyltransferase TlyA — MRFDNYVASVLNISRNKASELIKSGKVLINGEICTKVSSEVSEAKISLLDEIYVGRGALKLKSFLEAMKFDLAGKNALDIGSSTGGFMQILLERGVKSVTGVDVGTDQLDASLRNNERVKIYEKTDVREFAKQNQSKFDLITCDVSFISLAEILPAICELASRDSLIITLFKPQFEVGVGVKRNKKGVVTDAKAVNLAMKRFEVLASGLKFELIACKECEVKGKGGNAEFFYAFNKR; from the coding sequence TTGAGGTTTGATAACTACGTCGCAAGCGTTTTAAATATCAGTAGAAACAAGGCGAGCGAGCTCATTAAATCTGGCAAGGTGCTAATAAATGGCGAAATTTGCACCAAGGTTTCAAGCGAAGTTAGCGAGGCTAAAATTTCACTGCTTGATGAAATTTACGTTGGGCGAGGCGCGCTTAAGCTAAAAAGCTTTTTGGAAGCGATGAAATTTGATCTAGCTGGCAAAAACGCACTTGATATCGGTAGCTCAACTGGCGGCTTTATGCAAATTTTACTTGAGCGTGGTGTAAAGAGTGTGACTGGCGTCGATGTGGGCACTGATCAGCTAGACGCCAGCCTAAGAAATAATGAGCGAGTGAAAATCTATGAAAAAACTGACGTCAGGGAGTTTGCGAAGCAAAATCAAAGTAAATTTGATCTCATAACCTGTGACGTGAGCTTTATCTCTTTGGCTGAAATTTTGCCAGCTATTTGTGAGCTAGCAAGCAGGGATTCGCTCATTATCACACTTTTTAAACCGCAGTTTGAAGTGGGCGTTGGCGTAAAACGCAATAAAAAAGGCGTTGTCACCGACGCTAAGGCTGTAAATTTAGCTATGAAGCGCTTTGAAGTGCTAGCAAGTGGTTTGAAATTTGAACTGATAGCTTGCAAAGAGTGCGAGGTCAAGGGAAAGGGAGGAAATGCCGAGTTTTTCTACGCTTTTAACAAAAGATAA
- a CDS encoding bifunctional riboflavin kinase/FAD synthetase — MPSFSTLLTKDNITAVAIGHFDGVHRGHKQLLKQLGEFGGLVVIDKNKANITPKLKRAEYSDYPCFLYDFESIKGLSGEEFIALLKRDFKNLKKIVVGFDFRFGRNRAWDKHDLKRIFDGEVVVVDEVCFDGMGVHSSAIREYIKQGEIYKANRLLGREYSIEGRVIKGQGIGSRKLVPTLNLDIKSYLLPREGVYATRTRIGYKTYGSVTFIGNRVSTDGNFSVETHVLNENIEGARDVAVCFIKRLRDNRKFESLEELKEQIGTDIKQAMEFVGVCDLYVVGDATPQRSEP, encoded by the coding sequence ATGCCGAGTTTTTCTACGCTTTTAACAAAAGATAACATCACTGCCGTTGCGATAGGGCACTTTGACGGCGTACACAGGGGGCACAAGCAGCTTTTAAAGCAGCTAGGCGAGTTTGGTGGGCTTGTTGTCATCGACAAAAATAAAGCCAACATCACGCCGAAGCTAAAGCGAGCTGAGTACTCAGACTATCCTTGCTTCTTGTATGATTTTGAGAGTATAAAAGGACTTAGTGGCGAGGAATTTATCGCACTTTTAAAGCGAGATTTTAAAAATTTAAAAAAGATCGTTGTTGGGTTTGATTTTAGATTTGGCAGAAACAGAGCGTGGGACAAGCACGATCTAAAAAGAATTTTTGATGGTGAGGTGGTCGTAGTAGACGAGGTTTGCTTTGACGGTATGGGCGTGCATAGCTCGGCCATACGCGAGTATATCAAGCAAGGCGAGATATATAAGGCAAACCGTCTGCTAGGCCGCGAATACTCGATCGAAGGCCGCGTGATAAAGGGGCAGGGTATCGGGTCGCGAAAGCTCGTGCCGACGCTAAATTTGGATATCAAAAGCTACCTTTTGCCGCGCGAGGGCGTCTATGCGACGAGGACTCGCATCGGCTACAAGACCTACGGCTCGGTTACCTTTATCGGCAACCGAGTAAGCACGGACGGCAACTTTAGCGTCGAGACGCACGTGCTAAACGAAAATATCGAGGGCGCGCGCGACGTTGCGGTTTGCTTTATCAAGCGACTGCGAGATAACCGTAAATTTGAAAGCCTAGAGGAGCTAAAGGAGCAAATCGGGACCGACATCAAGCAGGCGATGGAGTTCGTCGGTGTGTGCGATCTCTACGTCGTTGGTGATGCTACGCCTCAAAGGAGCGAGCCGTGA